One window from the genome of Candidatus Krumholzibacteriia bacterium encodes:
- a CDS encoding tetratricopeptide repeat protein, whose amino-acid sequence MSKATTVRKKALDLVRQQDWQGAIREYKRLVEMDQSNPNVHNELADIYLKTSAKAEAYDCFVRAIDEYTRVGLYNNAVAVAKKVMRVLPARTEVLTLLGNVRMKQGLTREAESYYTSFLDKVAGSSIEASAFKTIAREIGEAAPESVPVLQRLSQCLLSFQLDEDAGEILIKLHGLVQRNGNAELLEQVRGSIEKLGLGARIAMPTGAGAAPDPNRTVVTEQNIWTKSHSAGERIEIESTPQFTPRAADAAPASAPPGDAPVAKAPPAAPAGPPKEAAPPAAPPSDGPSEKELYLLRLARGVGGTSPQPRDKKEKEKQENKKGAKPARHTQQAAASEPAPNAAGATPAAEPAAPDQEPVAAQARAEAPAAQQKAAASAPGSHDAPPSATAATDTMPRPAPAQPAPPPAAKPAPQPPAAKPAPAPPAAKPAPQPPAAKPAPAPPAAKPAPAPPSSRPASGDHTQISALIDNDMDGGQGEADYRSHYDLGMAYMEMDLLSEAIREYQAASKSPQFQVKCLEMIGLCFVRQNLPQLAIKQLSKGLSIIGDESEESLGMKYNLGLAYEMVGDLESARAQFEDVYVVDVTFRDVAEKVARLAHKS is encoded by the coding sequence GTGAGCAAGGCAACCACCGTCCGCAAGAAGGCTCTGGATCTCGTCCGCCAGCAGGACTGGCAGGGCGCGATCCGTGAGTACAAGCGCCTGGTCGAAATGGACCAGTCCAATCCGAACGTCCACAACGAACTCGCAGACATCTACCTCAAGACCAGCGCCAAGGCCGAAGCCTATGACTGCTTCGTCCGGGCCATCGACGAGTACACACGCGTTGGGCTCTACAACAACGCGGTGGCGGTGGCCAAGAAAGTCATGCGCGTGCTCCCCGCACGCACGGAAGTTCTGACACTGCTCGGCAACGTGCGCATGAAGCAGGGGCTCACGCGCGAGGCCGAGTCGTACTACACCAGCTTCCTCGACAAGGTCGCCGGCAGTTCCATCGAAGCGTCCGCCTTCAAGACCATTGCCCGCGAGATCGGCGAGGCCGCGCCGGAGTCGGTGCCCGTTCTGCAGCGCCTCTCGCAGTGCCTGCTCTCGTTCCAGCTCGACGAGGACGCGGGCGAGATCCTGATCAAGCTGCATGGCCTCGTGCAGCGCAACGGCAACGCGGAACTGCTGGAGCAGGTGCGCGGGTCCATCGAGAAGCTGGGACTGGGCGCGCGCATCGCCATGCCTACGGGTGCCGGCGCCGCCCCGGATCCGAACCGCACCGTCGTTACCGAGCAGAACATCTGGACCAAGAGCCACAGCGCGGGCGAGCGCATCGAGATCGAATCCACGCCGCAGTTCACGCCACGCGCCGCCGACGCGGCGCCTGCCAGTGCGCCGCCCGGGGATGCGCCGGTGGCGAAGGCGCCGCCTGCCGCACCGGCCGGGCCGCCGAAAGAGGCCGCGCCCCCCGCGGCGCCGCCGTCCGACGGACCCTCGGAGAAGGAACTCTACCTGCTGCGGCTCGCGCGCGGCGTGGGGGGGACCTCGCCGCAGCCGCGCGACAAGAAGGAAAAGGAAAAGCAGGAGAACAAGAAAGGCGCCAAACCGGCGCGGCACACGCAGCAAGCCGCGGCCAGCGAACCCGCGCCGAACGCGGCCGGGGCGACGCCGGCGGCCGAACCGGCCGCGCCCGATCAGGAGCCCGTTGCCGCGCAGGCGCGTGCCGAAGCGCCCGCGGCGCAGCAGAAGGCCGCTGCATCGGCGCCGGGGTCTCACGACGCCCCGCCGTCCGCCACAGCGGCCACGGATACCATGCCGAGGCCGGCGCCCGCACAGCCCGCGCCGCCGCCGGCGGCGAAACCCGCGCCGCAACCGCCAGCGGCCAAACCGGCACCCGCTCCGCCGGCGGCGAAGCCCGCGCCGCAACCGCCAGCGGCCAAACCGGCACCCGCTCCGCCGGCGGCGAAGCCGGCGCCCGCTCCGCCCAGCTCGCGTCCGGCGTCCGGTGACCACACCCAGATATCGGCGCTGATCGACAACGACATGGACGGCGGGCAGGGTGAAGCCGACTACCGCAGTCACTACGACCTGGGAATGGCGTACATGGAGATGGACCTGCTGTCGGAGGCGATTCGCGAGTACCAGGCCGCATCCAAGTCGCCGCAGTTCCAGGTGAAGTGCCTGGAGATGATCGGCCTGTGCTTCGTGCGCCAGAACCTGCCGCAGCTGGCGATCAAGCAGCTCAGCAAGGGGCTCTCGATCATCGGCGACGAAAGCGAGGAGTCGCTGGGCATGAAGTACAACCTCGGCCTCGCCTACGAGATGGTGGGCGACCTCGAGTCCGCCCGCGCGCAGTTCGAAGACGTGTACGTGGTCGACGTGACCTTCCGCGATGTCGCCGAGAAAGTGGCAAGGCTCGCCCACAAGTCCTGA
- the hutI gene encoding imidazolonepropionase, protein MSARPAADLILTDASQLLTLAHPAGGPRVGPALGELAIVSDGALAACGGRIVASGSRDAVLGAVDPRPDCRQISAGGRVVMPGFVDCHTHTVFARYRLDEYAWRVAGTPYEEIAARGGGIAKSVEHIRATPEPELERISRERLAGCIAYGTTTIEIKSGYGLDFDNEMKQLRVIRKLAESFPITVVATFLGAHAIPREHARSRAAYVAAVVDEMIPAVAAANLAEFNDVFCETGVFTLEETERILRSGQRAGLKARLHADELTDMGAAELAAAIGAVSADHLKKISERGISRMVSAGVFGVLLPGTSFGLPSLSFAPARRMVEAGMRLAIASDFNPGSSTSESMPMMTSIACSHMRLSPAEAISMSTYNPAFVLGREGQVGSLEAGKRADFLLLNCTDYREVPNHFGVNPVAQVFVAGAPWNGDARGVAE, encoded by the coding sequence ATGTCCGCCCGCCCGGCCGCCGATCTCATTCTCACCGACGCCTCGCAGCTCCTCACCCTGGCCCACCCGGCGGGCGGCCCGCGGGTGGGGCCGGCGCTGGGCGAGCTTGCCATCGTGAGCGACGGCGCACTCGCGGCCTGCGGCGGACGGATCGTGGCGTCCGGCAGCCGTGATGCGGTTCTTGGCGCGGTCGATCCCCGACCGGACTGCCGGCAGATTTCCGCCGGGGGCCGGGTGGTCATGCCCGGGTTCGTGGACTGTCACACGCACACAGTCTTCGCCCGCTACCGGCTGGATGAGTATGCGTGGCGCGTGGCCGGCACCCCGTACGAGGAGATTGCCGCCCGCGGCGGCGGCATCGCAAAAAGCGTCGAGCACATCCGCGCCACGCCGGAGCCCGAGCTGGAACGGATCAGCCGGGAAAGGCTTGCCGGTTGCATTGCGTACGGAACCACAACAATAGAAATAAAAAGTGGTTACGGCCTCGACTTCGACAATGAGATGAAGCAGCTGCGCGTCATCCGGAAGCTCGCGGAGTCCTTCCCGATCACCGTGGTGGCCACCTTTCTCGGCGCCCACGCCATCCCCCGGGAACACGCCCGCAGCCGGGCGGCCTATGTGGCGGCCGTCGTGGACGAGATGATCCCGGCCGTCGCCGCCGCTAACCTCGCCGAATTCAACGATGTGTTCTGTGAGACGGGGGTCTTCACCCTGGAGGAAACGGAACGAATCTTGCGGTCCGGGCAGCGGGCTGGACTCAAGGCCAGGCTGCACGCCGATGAGTTGACCGATATGGGCGCCGCGGAACTCGCCGCGGCCATCGGCGCGGTCTCGGCCGACCACCTGAAGAAGATCAGTGAACGAGGGATATCGCGCATGGTCAGTGCGGGAGTGTTCGGCGTCCTGTTGCCCGGGACCAGTTTCGGGCTGCCGTCGCTGTCCTTTGCACCCGCGCGGCGCATGGTCGAGGCCGGCATGCGACTGGCCATCGCCAGCGATTTCAACCCGGGAAGTTCGACGAGCGAATCGATGCCGATGATGACGTCCATCGCCTGCTCGCACATGCGGCTCTCGCCCGCGGAGGCCATCTCCATGTCCACCTACAACCCGGCATTCGTGCTGGGTCGCGAGGGCCAAGTGGGCAGTCTCGAAGCCGGCAAGCGGGCGGACTTCCTGCTGTTGAACTGTACGGATTACCGTGAGGTGCCGAATCATTTCGGCGTGAATCCGGTTGCACAGGTTTTCGTCGCGGGCGCGCCGTGGAACGGCGACGCGCGCGGCGTGGCGGAGTGA
- the hutU gene encoding urocanate hydratase, with the protein MDFTPGAIRAPRGSQRSCRGWAQEAALRMLCNNLDNEVAEDPKNLVVYGGRGKAARNWDCFHAIVAALRGLGDDQTLLVQSGKPVAVFPSHPGAPRVLIANSLLVPQWATWEHFWELEGKGLMMYGQMTAGSWMYIGTQGILQGTYETFAACAQIEFGASLKNRLVLTGGLGGMGGAQPLAVTMNEGVVIAVEVDPSRIAKRLETRYVDVMVDDIDDAVARAMDAKRAGRALSIGLVGNAAEVFPELLRRGVEIDVVTDQTSAHDPLNGYVPVGLDVAAAAELRARDPKAYVERAMQSMVAHVTAMVGFQRAGARVFDYGNNIRGQAAAAGYGDAFAFPGFVPAYIRPLFCEGYGPFRWIALSGDPRDIAATDDLILELFPDKPALSRWIALARERVAFQGLPARICWLKYGERARFGERLNDLIAKRTVSAPVVIGRDHLDSGSVASPYRETEAMRDGSDAVADWPILDALLNAVNGAAWVSVHHGGGVGMGLSIHSGLAVVVDGTPEAGAKAVRCLTGDPGMGIARHADAGYPMAIDAARRDGVDIPMLRKD; encoded by the coding sequence ATGGATTTCACACCCGGTGCGATCCGCGCACCGCGCGGGAGTCAGCGTTCCTGCCGCGGCTGGGCGCAGGAAGCGGCGCTGCGCATGTTGTGCAACAACCTCGACAACGAGGTGGCCGAGGACCCGAAGAACCTGGTGGTGTACGGCGGGCGCGGGAAGGCGGCGCGCAACTGGGACTGCTTTCACGCCATCGTCGCCGCGTTGCGCGGCCTGGGCGACGACCAGACCTTGCTGGTGCAGTCCGGCAAGCCGGTGGCGGTGTTTCCCAGCCACCCCGGTGCGCCGCGCGTGCTCATCGCCAACTCGCTGCTGGTGCCGCAGTGGGCCACCTGGGAGCACTTCTGGGAACTCGAGGGCAAGGGACTCATGATGTACGGCCAGATGACCGCCGGCAGCTGGATGTACATCGGCACGCAGGGGATCCTGCAGGGAACCTACGAGACGTTCGCGGCCTGTGCGCAGATCGAGTTCGGCGCGTCGCTCAAGAACCGGCTGGTGCTCACCGGCGGCCTGGGTGGCATGGGTGGCGCGCAGCCGCTTGCGGTGACCATGAACGAGGGCGTGGTGATCGCGGTGGAGGTGGACCCCTCGCGCATCGCGAAGCGCCTGGAGACGCGCTACGTGGATGTGATGGTCGACGATATCGACGACGCGGTCGCGCGCGCCATGGACGCCAAACGCGCCGGACGCGCGCTCTCCATCGGACTGGTGGGAAACGCGGCCGAGGTGTTTCCGGAGCTGCTGCGCCGCGGGGTGGAGATCGACGTGGTCACCGACCAGACCTCGGCGCACGATCCACTCAACGGCTACGTGCCGGTGGGACTCGACGTCGCCGCGGCGGCCGAGCTGCGCGCGCGCGATCCGAAGGCGTACGTGGAGCGCGCCATGCAATCCATGGTGGCGCACGTCACCGCGATGGTGGGCTTCCAGCGCGCGGGTGCGCGCGTGTTCGACTACGGCAACAACATCCGCGGCCAGGCGGCGGCCGCGGGGTACGGGGACGCGTTCGCGTTCCCCGGTTTCGTGCCCGCCTACATCCGGCCGTTGTTCTGCGAGGGCTACGGGCCCTTCCGCTGGATCGCGCTCTCCGGCGATCCACGTGACATCGCGGCCACCGACGACCTCATCCTGGAGCTGTTTCCCGACAAGCCCGCGTTGTCGCGCTGGATTGCGCTGGCGCGGGAGCGCGTGGCGTTCCAGGGGCTGCCGGCGCGCATCTGCTGGCTCAAGTACGGTGAGCGCGCGCGCTTCGGCGAGCGCCTGAACGACCTCATCGCAAAGAGAACCGTCTCCGCGCCGGTGGTGATCGGCCGCGATCACCTCGACAGCGGTTCGGTGGCAAGCCCGTACCGCGAGACCGAGGCCATGCGCGATGGCAGCGACGCGGTGGCCGACTGGCCCATCCTCGACGCGCTGCTCAACGCGGTGAACGGGGCCGCCTGGGTGTCGGTGCACCATGGCGGGGGAGTGGGCATGGGATTGTCGATCCACTCCGGCTTGGCGGTGGTGGTGGACGGCACGCCCGAGGCGGGGGCGAAGGCGGTGCGCTGTCTCACCGGGGATCCGGGGATGGGAATCGCGCGCCACGCCGATGCGGGCTATCCGATGGCCATCGACGCGGCGCGCCGCGACGGTGTCGACATCCCCATGCTGAGGAAGGACTGA
- the hutH gene encoding histidine ammonia-lyase: MHTLTLDGRSLRLSDIAALLAGPATVAAEADAMERVAHCARLCDQLAAGDVPHYGINTGFGKFARTRISAADAVTLQHNLLRSHSAAAGPPLDDDTVRLMIVLRANSLLAGRSGVSVELVTRLLDLFNRGITPVVPSYGSVGASGDLAPLAHLSLAVIGEGEVTYRGRRVPAGEALFAEGLKPLTLRPKEGLALINGTQLMSAVAARELLRTRNLLKTAMAAAAMSLEACQATDRVFDARLHELKPHPGQIAVAAGFRRLHADSQVIRAHQDCDRVQDPYSFRCLPQVLGAVLDTCRWIEQWVTIEINAVTDNPIIFPDDGEVLSGGNFHGEHMAFALDGLAIAACEIASIAERRIDKLMEGDGERVPRCLVKHPGLNSGFMIAQYLAAALVSENKIHAHPASVDSIPTSLGFEDHVSMGSIGALKVSRVLDNVNRVIAVELLCGAQALDFHRPLVPGRGAAAALDAVRETVPFIEQDSVLTGHIASLEKRSADGDIVNAVEAAAGQLLRGDD, translated from the coding sequence ATGCACACACTCACCCTCGACGGCCGGAGCCTCCGGCTGTCCGACATTGCGGCTCTTCTCGCCGGCCCCGCCACGGTGGCCGCCGAAGCGGACGCCATGGAGCGCGTCGCCCACTGCGCGCGCCTGTGCGACCAGCTCGCGGCCGGCGACGTGCCCCACTACGGCATCAACACCGGTTTCGGCAAGTTCGCGCGCACCCGCATCAGTGCGGCCGACGCGGTGACGCTGCAGCACAACCTGCTGCGCAGCCATTCCGCCGCGGCGGGGCCCCCGCTGGACGACGACACCGTGCGCCTGATGATCGTGCTGCGCGCCAACTCCCTGCTGGCGGGCCGCTCGGGCGTTTCGGTGGAGCTGGTCACGCGCCTGCTCGACCTCTTCAACCGCGGCATCACCCCGGTGGTGCCCTCGTACGGCTCGGTGGGGGCGAGTGGCGACCTCGCGCCGCTGGCGCACCTCTCACTGGCGGTGATCGGCGAGGGCGAAGTCACGTATCGCGGAAGGCGCGTCCCCGCGGGCGAGGCGCTCTTTGCGGAAGGCCTGAAGCCGCTGACCCTGCGGCCCAAGGAGGGACTCGCGCTCATCAACGGCACGCAGTTGATGAGTGCCGTGGCGGCGCGGGAACTGCTGCGCACCCGTAACCTGCTCAAGACCGCGATGGCCGCGGCCGCGATGTCGCTGGAGGCCTGCCAGGCGACCGACCGTGTGTTCGACGCGCGCCTGCACGAGCTCAAGCCCCACCCGGGGCAGATCGCCGTGGCGGCCGGGTTCCGGCGCCTGCACGCGGACAGCCAGGTGATCCGCGCGCACCAGGACTGCGACCGCGTGCAGGATCCGTACTCCTTCCGTTGCCTGCCGCAGGTGCTGGGTGCGGTGCTGGACACGTGCCGCTGGATCGAACAGTGGGTCACCATCGAGATCAACGCGGTCACCGACAACCCCATCATATTCCCCGACGACGGCGAGGTTCTCTCCGGGGGCAACTTCCACGGCGAGCACATGGCCTTTGCGCTGGACGGACTCGCCATCGCCGCCTGCGAAATCGCGTCCATCGCCGAGCGGCGTATCGACAAGCTGATGGAGGGGGACGGCGAGCGCGTGCCACGCTGCCTGGTCAAGCACCCCGGGCTCAACTCCGGGTTCATGATCGCGCAGTACCTGGCGGCGGCGCTGGTGAGCGAGAACAAGATCCACGCGCACCCGGCGTCGGTGGACAGTATCCCCACCTCGCTCGGCTTCGAAGACCACGTGAGCATGGGCAGCATTGGCGCGCTCAAGGTGAGCCGTGTGCTCGACAACGTAAACCGCGTGATCGCGGTGGAACTGTTGTGCGGGGCGCAGGCGCTTGATTTCCACCGGCCGCTGGTGCCGGGGCGCGGCGCGGCGGCGGCGCTCGACGCGGTGCGCGAAACCGTTCCCTTCATCGAGCAGGACTCGGTGCTCACCGGGCACATCGCGTCGCTGGAGAAGCGGTCGGCGGACGGGGACATCGTGAACGCGGTGGAAGCAGCGGCGGGCCAGTTGCTGCGCGGCGACGACTAG
- a CDS encoding BamA/TamA family outer membrane protein: protein MRHLLRILVVLACLPALHIPAYGEQARVRVVGTRAITPERAAAILRAGGFPAASGARALQDAYLRQGYLFVELDVSWDADSTCVVVVAEGEAARIGDARVRGAISRPVADVVRDLGVERGARFEPERLEKNLKALLASYDAAGFPFAQVWIDSVGVDREAATVDIAFYIVEGTPRDVTGVVVEGLKKTRPELAVRIAGVEPGVPYHARLLEDMYLRLVASGVFLDVEFPTVRVASDGRGVDAVITVEEAARSHVFQAALGYAQADQSSERILSGLVQLELNNIGGTLKDFGVVWNNDGNGRSNTRIRYRDRLFLGRRTGVGLRLEQIGQDTLYTWQSLGVTAERGFGRVAGTLAGVSAGAFGDRNVFSQGSVQRSTRLRGSVGVNALWGSERRAAYARVGVAATLASKSITYREGSSGPGDVNQSIYDASVEGMVPAFWSLYYSLAGAFHTLESGEASVPLSEQFYVGGASTVRGYKENQFHGRRVAYARNELRLGRTPREGLYLFADVGYVLQESTQSDGAVTESGSGLRGFGFGVRSASRLGRIDLSFAVSDEISLQSTKVHVLLEQNF from the coding sequence ATGCGGCACCTGCTTCGCATACTCGTCGTGCTGGCGTGCCTGCCGGCGCTGCACATACCCGCGTACGGGGAGCAGGCGCGCGTGCGCGTCGTGGGCACCCGTGCCATCACCCCGGAACGCGCCGCCGCGATCCTGCGCGCCGGGGGCTTCCCGGCGGCGTCGGGCGCGCGGGCGCTGCAGGACGCATACCTGCGCCAGGGCTACCTGTTCGTGGAACTCGACGTGAGCTGGGACGCGGACTCGACCTGCGTGGTGGTGGTGGCGGAAGGGGAGGCGGCGCGCATCGGTGACGCGCGCGTGCGCGGCGCCATCTCGCGCCCCGTGGCGGACGTGGTGCGTGACCTGGGTGTGGAGCGCGGCGCGCGCTTCGAGCCCGAGCGCCTGGAGAAGAACCTCAAGGCGTTGCTGGCCAGTTACGACGCGGCGGGGTTCCCGTTTGCGCAGGTGTGGATCGACAGCGTGGGAGTCGACCGCGAGGCGGCGACGGTCGACATCGCCTTCTACATCGTGGAGGGGACGCCGCGCGACGTGACCGGCGTGGTGGTCGAGGGGCTGAAGAAGACGCGTCCCGAGCTCGCGGTGCGCATCGCGGGCGTGGAGCCGGGGGTTCCGTACCACGCGCGCCTGCTGGAGGACATGTACCTGCGCCTGGTGGCGAGCGGCGTGTTCCTCGACGTCGAATTCCCCACCGTGCGCGTGGCCAGCGACGGGCGCGGTGTCGATGCGGTGATCACCGTGGAGGAGGCCGCCCGTTCGCACGTCTTCCAGGCCGCACTCGGCTACGCGCAGGCCGACCAGTCCAGCGAGCGCATCCTGTCCGGCCTCGTGCAGTTGGAGCTGAACAACATCGGCGGGACGCTCAAGGACTTCGGTGTGGTGTGGAACAACGACGGCAACGGGCGCAGCAACACGCGCATCAGGTACCGCGACCGCCTCTTCCTGGGGCGTCGCACGGGCGTGGGGCTGCGACTGGAACAGATCGGCCAGGACACGCTGTACACCTGGCAGTCACTGGGCGTCACCGCGGAGCGGGGCTTCGGCCGCGTGGCGGGCACGCTGGCAGGTGTGTCCGCCGGCGCCTTCGGCGACCGCAACGTGTTCAGCCAGGGCAGCGTGCAGCGCTCGACGCGCCTGCGCGGGAGTGTCGGCGTCAACGCGCTGTGGGGAAGCGAGCGCCGCGCGGCATACGCGCGTGTCGGCGTCGCCGCCACGCTGGCTTCCAAGAGCATCACTTACCGGGAGGGGAGCAGCGGGCCGGGTGACGTGAACCAGTCCATCTACGATGCCAGCGTGGAGGGCATGGTGCCCGCGTTCTGGTCGCTGTACTACAGTCTGGCGGGCGCTTTCCACACGCTGGAGAGCGGCGAGGCGTCGGTGCCGCTGTCGGAACAGTTCTACGTGGGCGGTGCGAGCACCGTGCGCGGTTACAAGGAGAACCAGTTCCACGGACGGCGCGTGGCTTATGCGCGCAACGAGCTGCGGCTGGGCCGCACGCCGCGCGAGGGGCTGTACCTGTTCGCCGACGTGGGCTACGTGCTGCAGGAGTCCACGCAGAGCGACGGGGCGGTGACCGAGAGCGGCAGCGGACTGAGGGGGTTCGGCTTCGGCGTGCGCAGTGCCTCGCGCCTGGGGCGGATCGACCTCAGTTTCGCGGTGTCGGACGAGATTTCCCTGCAGTCCACCAAGGTACATGTGTTGCTGGAGCAGAACTTCTAA
- a CDS encoding NHL repeat-containing protein — MRTSLAMIILSLGAASCAPGADAPPPATGGEPASLLTPDAAWNACATITPGKPAGVCTDFGGNVVVADTSPPRLIVFRSVGACQEFQIPDGQPAFRPSDVSIRGFFVYAVDETDRMLLRWDSSGSFRDVLLNFEDLQTGRRISPYGLDVDSSGRLAITDVENHKVLVLDTYLNIDVAFGNYGTFDGQFDTPLGVSFTPRGELLVADSGNGRLQVFSDSGSHRRTLPGAGVDNPMRRPRRAVAAEDGTVYVADPVARCVFVLPADGGAVRAFIAQEGAAFEPTDVALGREGRLFVTDAATQSLRVFKVM; from the coding sequence ATGCGCACATCCCTCGCAATGATCATTCTCTCGCTCGGGGCCGCATCGTGCGCGCCGGGCGCCGACGCGCCGCCTCCCGCCACGGGTGGCGAGCCCGCGTCGCTGCTCACACCCGACGCCGCGTGGAACGCGTGTGCCACCATCACCCCCGGCAAGCCGGCGGGGGTGTGCACGGACTTCGGTGGCAACGTGGTGGTGGCGGATACGTCGCCGCCGCGTTTGATCGTGTTTCGGAGCGTCGGCGCGTGCCAGGAGTTTCAGATTCCCGACGGCCAGCCCGCCTTTCGTCCCTCGGATGTCTCCATCCGCGGTTTTTTCGTCTATGCGGTGGATGAAACCGATCGCATGCTGTTGCGCTGGGACTCCAGCGGATCGTTCCGCGACGTGCTCTTGAACTTCGAGGATCTGCAAACCGGCCGGCGCATCTCGCCCTACGGTCTGGATGTGGATTCGTCGGGGCGGCTGGCCATCACCGACGTGGAGAACCACAAGGTGCTGGTGCTCGACACGTACCTCAATATCGACGTCGCCTTCGGGAACTACGGGACGTTCGACGGGCAGTTCGATACGCCGCTGGGGGTCTCATTCACCCCGCGCGGCGAGTTGCTGGTTGCGGATTCGGGCAACGGGCGGCTGCAGGTGTTTTCGGATTCGGGATCGCACCGCCGCACCCTGCCCGGCGCCGGCGTGGACAATCCCATGCGGCGCCCGCGGCGCGCGGTGGCGGCGGAGGACGGCACGGTGTACGTGGCCGACCCGGTGGCGCGCTGTGTCTTCGTCCTGCCCGCCGACGGCGGCGCGGTGCGCGCGTTCATCGCGCAGGAGGGTGCGGCGTTCGAGCCGACCGATGTCGCGCTGGGACGCGAGGGCCGCCTGTTCGTGACCGACGCGGCCACCCAGTCTCTGCGCGTATTCAAGGTGATGTAG
- a CDS encoding PorV/PorQ family protein, with protein sequence MTFRKLLGVVFVLAIVGSHSSAFAQAEAAVPSLTIPPGARANGMGEAFVAVADDATAGWWNAGGLAFMKQRSLAFMHSQLVPDLVSDVYYEYLGYSAPAGDVGVWQASLIYLTYGESVATDPQGTTLGYFDSWEGALNASFAMLVGDNFGAGISMKFIRVDYAPANFTQDNVDGTGTSFAVDLGTLYKFQKQRLNIGFALTNMGPNIAFIDREQSDPLPFTGRLGLAWTPVADEISNLLLTFDLEQSLVWLIDSDIDTRRSEVWHVGTEYRYVNLLAGRLGYVYDQDGDFKDFTYGLGFIYKDKLSLDYANVPQAQTLERVHRWSLYFTF encoded by the coding sequence ATGACGTTTCGGAAACTGTTGGGTGTCGTGTTCGTGCTCGCGATCGTGGGTTCGCACTCCAGCGCCTTCGCACAGGCGGAGGCGGCGGTGCCGTCGCTGACCATTCCCCCGGGCGCGCGCGCCAACGGCATGGGAGAGGCGTTCGTGGCCGTTGCGGACGACGCCACCGCCGGCTGGTGGAACGCGGGCGGGCTCGCGTTCATGAAGCAGCGCAGCCTCGCGTTCATGCACAGCCAGCTCGTGCCGGATCTGGTTTCGGACGTCTACTACGAGTACCTGGGCTACTCCGCGCCGGCGGGCGACGTCGGCGTGTGGCAGGCGAGCCTCATCTATCTCACTTACGGCGAAAGTGTGGCCACCGACCCGCAGGGCACCACGCTGGGCTACTTCGACAGCTGGGAAGGCGCGCTGAACGCGTCGTTCGCCATGCTGGTGGGCGACAACTTCGGCGCGGGCATTTCCATGAAGTTCATCCGCGTCGACTACGCGCCTGCCAACTTCACCCAGGACAACGTCGACGGCACCGGCACCAGCTTTGCGGTGGATCTGGGTACCCTGTACAAGTTCCAGAAGCAGCGGCTGAACATCGGCTTCGCGCTCACCAACATGGGCCCCAACATCGCCTTCATCGATCGCGAACAGAGCGATCCGCTGCCGTTCACCGGCCGCCTGGGGCTCGCGTGGACGCCCGTCGCAGACGAGATCAGCAACCTGCTGCTCACCTTCGACCTCGAGCAGAGCCTGGTGTGGCTGATCGACAGCGACATCGACACGCGGCGCAGCGAGGTGTGGCACGTGGGCACCGAGTACCGGTACGTCAATCTGCTGGCGGGCCGGCTTGGATACGTCTACGACCAGGACGGCGACTTCAAGGACTTCACGTACGGACTCGGCTTCATCTACAAGGACAAGCTGTCGCTCGACTACGCCAACGTGCCCCAGGCGCAGACGCTGGAGCGCGTGCACCGCTGGTCGCTGTACTTTACGTTTTAA